Sequence from the Neptunomonas japonica JAMM 1380 genome:
TTCACTACGGGTAGAATCCAACTTCCCCCAAACAGAAATAGAAAAATCATCAAGACCATCAAGAGCAGAGCTACCCAAAGATACATAATCATTATCACCACTTTCGCGAAGATCCGCAGCATTACAGACAACACCATCCGTAGAATTTGCAATATGCTTATTTGCAACGCCGTGATAACCATTTCCACCCGAATCTAACACTTCACCAGCAAGAGCCGCCCATTCATATTCATCAAAATACCATGCGGCATGCACTTCAGGCTCACAAACTGGCTGGTAACGAATACTGATGTCATCAATATACATACCAATCACAGCCCGATTACCTGATGCCAAAAAGCGAATTTGTGTATTGCTGCTAGCGTAAGCAGAAATATCAAAAGAAGCAGAGACCGCGGAAGTATTACTCCTATCGATATAGTAGCTTTGCAAATTGGTCCAACTGCTGCCGCCGTTATTAGATACCGAGAGCACTACGGTCTGATTACCTTGATTTACCCCTCTGCGATAGACAAATGATAGCGTTGCACTCGTCGCTCCACTTAAATCAGCCTCTCGATAAACACCCCGATCACTATAGGTTTGCGCGCTACTTCCTGACGGAACACCTAAACGCAGGCAGTTCCCGCTACTACATAAATCACTACGCACTCTGGCAATGCCCGCGCTAATACCATCAGATTCACCTATTTCAACCCAGCTCCCGGCCCAATTGGCACTACCACTACTTTGGCTGTAAGAAACGCGAGGGAAACTATCACCTACGCTTTGCGCTGCACAACTACTGGTCTCTGCCGCCCAGGTTGCCGAAAATCCACGATCAGTAACAGAACTATCACTTATAAAGCGAACTAACATAGCTCCAGAGCTGGCAGTATAGGTTCCTGCGGTTGAACCACTTAAGCTCGCTATCTGAGATGAAGACGTACTGGTACCGTCATATAAATAGATATAGTCGTAACTGTTCTCAAGAGCAAAATCAGAAAACGTAAGCGTTACACTAGAAGCCCCTGAAGGCTGAATCAAAAAAAGTGCAATCTTCTCTGTTTGAGTACTGACCACCGCCACCTCCCGAGTCAAACAAACTGCCTGACGCCGCTGACGAAGAAACGGAAGAACACATACTTTCAGCATTTGCGTTTAATGATAAAAAAACAAAAAACTAAGGAGGCCCCAAATGAGACTTTTCATGAACTGCACACTTACTCCATTTTTGATACCCAAAAAGGTAAAATATCGACTTCAATGGCCGAATATCAAAGATGTGAACAAGTATAGATGAAGGATATGATTTTTGGAGCGGGAAACGAGATTCGAACTCGCGACCCCGACCTTGGCAAGGTCGTGCTCTACCAACTGAGCTATTCCCGCTGATTCTTTCTGTTAAGAAAGTTGGTGGCGTCCCATAGGGGGTTCGAACCCCTGTTACCGCCGTGAAAGGGCGGTGTCCTAGACCACTAGACGAATGGGACATATCATAAGCACTTTTAGAAAAAGCACTGTTGAAACTTTTACCTACAAACTTGGAGCGGGAAACGAGATTCGAACTCGCGACCCCGACCTTGGCAAGGTCGTGCTCTACCAACTGAGCTATTCCCGCAACATTATTTCAGCTAAATTAACGGCTAAAATAATTGGCGTCCCATAGGGGGTTCGAACCCCTGTTACCGCCGTGAAAGGGCGGTGTCCTAGACCACTAGACGAATGGGACGCTAAAACACTCAAAGCTTTCCCTCAAATGCGGGGCGTATATTATGCTTGAGATAAGATTACGTCAAGCATTATTTTTAAATGATTTTCCTATAAAATCAATTACTTCATTATTTGAGAAATAACGTACTTATGTCTTCTACTGGAACCGCTATTATCATCGTCATCGTGATTGGTGTTTTGATAGGCGTCACTATTATTATTCAAAGCATTGAAAATCAACGTCAACAAAAACGCACACGCATGCAAGCCATTCGTAACAACATTCGCAACGTTGAACAACTCTACGACACGCTTCCTAGCGGCTTGGTATCAGAGCAACTAAATCACCTTGTCAGCCAACATATTAACTTTCAATGGAAAAATTTATTGCTGCTGGATAACACTTCAGCCTCACAAAAAGCGGCCCAAGAAAGCCTTCAAAGGTTATCAGGCTTTTCACCCGATAATACTTATCCAGCAGGCTCATTAACGTTATTGAATGATAAAAACGAGGCACAAAAAGCAACACTTGCAGCACGAGAATTATCTCAATGGTTACAAACTCTGAAAAAAAACAGCACTGCAGCACACACTATTAACGACCTTCTGACCCACCTTCAGTACTGCCATGCTCAAGCCAACATAGATTGTATGATATTTGATGCCATAGAGTGCGAGCAGATGAAAGGGAGAAAAGTATCTATTCATCAGTATAAAAACTGTCTGAACTCATTAAATAATATGCACCACTTCCAGAAACATGACAGACAAGTATTCGAGTTGAGCAGTCATATTGAAGCACTATCGAATCAAGCAGATGAAGCTGACCAAGAAGCAGCCAGCAAAGACGCTAAGGAAACAAGTCACTAGCACAAACCAAGGGACTTCCCTTATGATAATCTATCATTTTTCTTAATTAAGGAAAGCGTTTATGAAGCCAGTACTCTATGGAGCCCCATTATCACCTTTCGTGCGCAAAGTTAGGTTATTACTTGATTTTAAAGAAGTTGATTACGATTCAAAGATGATCGTGCCTTACGCCACACCTAAAGGATACGAAGCTCTAAATCCTTTAAAAAAAGTCCCAGCACTTGTTTTGGGAGATAATGTGCTAGCTGACTCTGCCGTTATTGCTCATTTTCTGGACGCCTACTATCCAGAAAAGAAACTAGTTCCCGATGACCTATTACTGAAAGCTCGCTGCGAGTGGCTTGAAAAGTACGCAGATTATGAACTCTCGCCGCATACAACCTTTACCGTATTTAGCCAAAGGATTTTAAACTGTATCGCAGGCAAACAGCCTAACGAAGAACTTGTTCAAAAAGCCATCCACGAAAAGCTCCCTCCCCTCTTTGATTATTTAGAGTCACAACTTAACGGCCTATACTTCATTGCTGATGAGTTAACGCTTGCCGATATTAGCGTAGCCAGCCAGCTAATCTCTTATGAACATGCCAACGAAACAGTACCTGAAGACAGGTGGCCAAAACTTACGCAGTTCTACCAACACTTCAAACAACAAACAATTGTTGAGCAGGTTATATCATCTGAAAAAGCCACGCTGACGAAAATACTAGATGTTTAGTAGAAGAATTCAAAAAGATGAGTCATCCACTATTGCCTGGCTGACTCACTGATATCTCACCTGCCTATTAAATACAGCACCTACCAAAACTGACAAACCGAGCATAACTTAACGACACGCTTACTAGCGATAGGTCCACTCAATATTGACTACCTGACCACTTTTCATATCAATAAACCATTTACGGCCATCAAAGCGATAAACCATACGGGTTACTGAGCAGGTACGACCAGACCCACATCGAGTTTTAGCTTTGTATTTTGCAATAGGCTTGCCGAGATTTTCATAGACTTTGGACAACTCATCTCCAGAGGATAGTAGCTGCCCATTAGATAACCGCAAAGCAGATGCCTGACTACTAACAAGCAACGCGAGCAAAACAAGTAATTTACGCATAAACACTCCATCTTCCTTGATGTAAGGCGTTTGATATAGTCAGGCCACTTGACCCTAACTGTTTTTTCTTCACTCCATAACAAGAGGAGACGACTATTTTAAGATAGCGCAGCCTGCTCTTTAACGCCAACAAGCGACACGTCCTCTTTTCTCGATGTCCATTCACGATCAACCGCCGCATCGGTCAATGCAGCACCGGCCCACATAGACGCTAAAGCTACCCACGCGGTGATTGAAAAAGCAGATCCTCCAGTCAACCCAGCACCTACAGCACAACCACCCGCTAACATCCCTCCCATTCCCATAAAAGAAGCCCCTACAATATAACGAATCATACTGCGGCCTTCTTGGAACCCCTGTAGTTTTAGCTCACGAGATAAAAAAGCGGCTAGAAAGGACCCTAAAAACACGCCGGGGACTAGACCCACATCAAAATCCAATGCCACATTATCAGGTGTTAATAAATACATAAGCGTATCGGCAGACGGGCCAGTAAAAGTCATGCTTTCAACTTGGGTGGGGTCAAACGTTTGATAAGATAAATGATAAGTAAACCACCAGCCTCCAACCACCATTGCCCCTACGCCTACCGAGCCAATCCATGCCCAAGGAGTTAGTTTATTTTTTATACCGTAAAAAATAGCGATGATCATACAAACTACACCTAAATAGATACCGGTGTATGACCCCCACCCTAAAAAAGAAATCAGCTCCAAACCACCATCATTATGCAGCAACCACGCTCCGGCAATACTATCCCGAACCGGTGCCAAGACCCCTTTTAACGAAGCTTGTGCAACTGCTGCAAACAATAAACCTGAAAATAGCGCCCTTAAGTTTCCTGTAGCTGCCAATACTAAAAGCCGAGACCCACACCCTCGAGCTAGAATCATACCCGCACCAAATAACAAACCACCGACAATAGCACCAGACAGACTGCCATAGCTGGCTAGCATTCTGGAATCAGTGATATCCAGCTCACCCAGCGTAATAAGAACCTGAGTCCCTCCTACAGCAGCAGAGAATGTCAGCAACCAGATAGCCACTTTTTTGCCAATAGTGCCTCGAGCAAACTCGACCACCGCTGCACGTAAACAAAACTGGCTTCTTTGCGCAAACACACCAAACATACAACCCAATAACAAGCCGCCAATAGCATTGGTACCTGACTCGCCAAACAAAGAAATAAGAAATTCAAAATCCATCATCACACCCAATAAAACTAAGCATTAGGAATTTATATATAACAATAACTTATATAAAATTTCGCTTATAAAAAAGACCTCTCATAACCCGAGAAGCCTTATATTAGGCAATTATCATAGAGCTTTATCTGTTCTTTAGCGTTGCCACAGATCAAAAAACAACCAATACAGGCAATATTCAAAACGAATCATCAAACCTCTCTAAGGGCACAACAACCCGCAAACTGACGCCATCATCGGATAAAATTGATAATTTAGCCCCGATATATTCACACCGCTCTTTTATTCCTAGTAAGCCAAACCCCGCATGCTCTTTCTTATAATGTTGGGATTCATCCAACCCCTGCCCATTATCGATGATACTCAGCAGTATTTGGTTGTCATCGCTATATAAAGAAATAGAGACTTCCGTTGCTAATGCGTGCTTCATGATATTGGTCAAGGCTTCCTGAATAATTCGATATAAATGAATATCAGTACCAGATGGCATTTTTATCTCATCAATATCAAGCGCTACTTTAACGCCAGTCTGCCTTAAGCTATTCAACGTAGGGATCTGCTGTATAGATTGGCTCAAACCTAATGTATCTAACTCTACCGGCCTAAGTGACATAATCCGATCATAAACCGTAGAGTACATATCTGAGACTAGCTGCTTAATTTTGGAACTATGATCTAACGATGGACTGTTAAGCGGAATCTGATGCTCAAGCAACACAGTCTCAACTCTAACCGCCGTCAGTAATTGTCCTAGCTCATCATGTAGTTCCTGTGCGAGATGACTTCTTTCTTGTTCTTGGCTCTGAATTAACTGATATAAAATAGTGCGTTTTTCCTGCAACGTTGTCTCAAGCTTTGCATTGGTATCCTTGAGCTCGAAACGCCGTTCAAATAACTCTTTCACAATGAGATCGATCTCTTCTCCAATCCGATTGAACTCATGAATACCGCCAGCATCCCAGCCTACATCTTTACCCTTACTAGCCAAATCACGAATATACAGAATTAACTTTTGAAGCTGCTTATCAAGTGCCAATGATAGTAGAAAGGCCACAGCAGCACTCACTAACAAGCCAATGAGTGCCCCGCTACCCAACAGCTTAACAAACTGGACAGCAAGAGAGCGTGTATCTTGTTGTGAAGCGGTTAACTCTAATTCTAAACCTGCACCAAACTGCCCAAAATCTTCGGTATACTTCTCTAGTGTATTATCTTCTAACCATTTCTTTTCATTAACCGTCAAACCCTTCCCTAAAGGTCTATATGAGTTAATAGCTTTACCAGCAAGCTTTAACTGAGCGCCATCAAGGTCAACCACCGACCGGTTAACCAATTGGCTTAATAACAAGGTGTTACTCGATAATTTAATACCACCAATCATCCGACCAATAACTTTTTGCTCGCTATTAGTCACTAAATAATCTTTAGCAAGCAATATCTGTGGCCCGTTACGATAAATATTCCACTCCTGAGTCATTACCCGTGTATAGCTTTGATAAAGGTCACGACAAATTTCGGTTCCGATATTAATTAAGCGACTTTTAATCAAATAACACTGTTTACTGTCTAATGAACTCAATATGATGAACTGATAACGCTGCATGGAAGAAGGGCGCTCTCCTTCCATTATGAGCTGGCGTAACTCAATTTCGCCCCCTTCCTCCATCGCCATCTGTAGCTCAGGCATTGACTTTAAATTATGTAGTTCTTGATCAATCAACCGCAAATAAGTATTAAGCTCGTGACGAATGGCGCCCGCACTTTGCGATAAAGATGCCAGCGTCTCTTCTTTTAGGACTTTCTCAGTTGCATGATAAGCATTGAAAGCAAAGACAGATAAAAAGCCTGATAGGGTAATTAAGAAAAGTAAAAAAGTGAGGGTGCGAAACCGTAAAATCATTTACGCACATCTCCAGAATAAACAAAAGCTTCCTTGATATATCGATCAACCAATCTTAAATCCATCCCTTGAGTAAGTACTCTAAAATCACCGGCATAAACACTAGGTACTGGCTGATTCAACATATCTAACCTTATCGCTTCAGCCATGGCTATACCATTTTGATCGTTCACACGCATGAGCACTACATCCAACAAACCTTCTTGAAAAGCATCTAACTCTGCTTGCCCTCCCCCCCAGCCATTAATTGCCACATCGGATCGCTGTAAGTCTTTAAGCGCATCCACTGCACCCAACGCAGCATCTGTTGAGCAAACATAAATATATTTTAGCTCAGGGTTGTTCTTAAGCATAAGGAGTGTTGAGCGCTTCGCTTCTGCTCTACTTTGCGTGTAGTAACTCGCTTTTAACTTATGATAGCTGCCTACTTTGTGCTCAAACGTTAACCCGCGCTGATCACTGAGGACACCTTTCCCCCAAAAAATAATACCGTACTCACTACCTTTCGAAAAACGCTTTGTAAAATATTGCGCTAATTTATTCGCACCTTCAACATGATCAAACCCGATATATATTAACGGCTGAATGTCATACCAATCAGCGATCGGGCGAGTCAGATTTTGTATGATCAGCTTAGGCTCTTCTCTTTGCAGTAAGGCTTCGACCATCCGTTGTTGACGGAGTGAGTTAATGGTATAAACCAAGTAATCCGGTTCATGATCTAACATTTCAAGAATATGCGCTTCTTGAAGGCCTTGCTGAGTATGGGGTTGAGAAAAGCGAATATCGAGCTTGTATAGAATGCCTAAATCGTCAAGCCTACCTCTGAGTGCAGACAAGCTACGCTGCCAATAATCAGATGCCTGCAGTCCAGGATAAACAACCGCAATTTTGATCTCTTCTTTTTGCCTTACAAGGGGAAGTAAATACACCTGGTCGATGAGGTATTTAAATTCATTACGCCCCCCTTCCTTTACATCTGCCTCAACATTCCCAAAGAACCCCAAAGAGCATATAAAAAAGAGGTATGCTAACCCTTTTTTATAATCAACACCCTTACTTACATCTGGCCTTAAATCCATATTAAGCCCTACCCATCATTATTTATATAATGAAGAATAGAGCAGATATAAAGAATTTTCAGTACCCATTATGAAATTTAATATAACGAAGGAAACTGCTGTTTAAGCCTATCCAGATCTTCGGGGCGATCAACATCCCATAAGCAAGCAGGCTCACACCATTTTGCATCGAGCCGACTTAGCTTATCTCGGGTTTGCTGCATGACTTTTTCAGAGCCCCACTCAACATTTGAAAAGACATGACTCAGTGCCTCGTGCTTTTCTTGAAAACCCACTAGCGTATAGCCACCATCTTCAGCGGGTAAAAACACGGCATCATTACTCTCCAGTGCGCGACTACATTCTTCTAACAAGACTACGTCTATAGAGGGGCAATCGCTACCAATCAGCAATGCACCTCCATAATTTATGGTCAACACGCTAGAAAGCGCATTTCTCATACGCTCACCAAGATCTACGCCGTCCTGAAGCTTATGTACCAAAGGGTAAGTAGCCAATAAGTAATCAATAAAAGGGTGGTCACTATCTACAGGGGTGAAGAGATAAATAGGAAAACATGCAGAAGCGGCTGCACGCTTTACTGTGTGCTCCAATAAGCGCGAGTGCAGTTGTGCGGCGCCCTCTGCACCTAATGCAGGTATTAAACGTGTTTTAGCAACGCCCGCTACTGGAGCCTTAGCAAAAATAATTAATGCGATACTCATTTACTTTGATTCTCTACGTAATAGCCATAGCGCTGGGCTAGCTTTACAGGTGTTTCTCCGCGCCAATATGCCCACCTTAACGACCACATTAACCAAATTGTCTTAAAAGCACCCTTCTCATCCCAACGCCGGCCAGAAGTGCTTACTCTGTATTTAATACAATACGGTTTTTTTCTTGAAGAAGCCTTCGGGAAATCTCGATATCTTCCATCAATGGCTGATCAGGAAAGCCTCCCACTTTATCGAACAGGGAGCGGCTAATAAACATCCCCTGATCACCGGTCGCTATGCCGGTTACTCTGGAGCGAGCATTCATAAAAAAAGCCACAATAGGCAGCACCCAATGCGTACCGACAATGTTCACATCAAAGCGCCCCCAATAGTCATAACCATTACAGTTAGCAGGTAGAAGCTCCAAAAATTTGAACGGCACGTCAGTATCTAGATGCAGAAAAAACAACAACTCAGCGGATGCGGACTTAGCTCCCACATTCATCTGTTTAGCGCGGCCAGCCGGTGACTCCACCAGTTTATCGACCCATTCTCGCGCCAAACCTACACTGCCATCTTGACTCCCCCCATCCACAAGAATAAGTTCACACTGCGGCCTTAAATATTGCAACGATTGCAGCTTAGCAACAATAATTGCAGACTCA
This genomic interval carries:
- a CDS encoding glutathione S-transferase family protein, which codes for MKPVLYGAPLSPFVRKVRLLLDFKEVDYDSKMIVPYATPKGYEALNPLKKVPALVLGDNVLADSAVIAHFLDAYYPEKKLVPDDLLLKARCEWLEKYADYELSPHTTFTVFSQRILNCIAGKQPNEELVQKAIHEKLPPLFDYLESQLNGLYFIADELTLADISVASQLISYEHANETVPEDRWPKLTQFYQHFKQQTIVEQVISSEKATLTKILDV
- a CDS encoding YeeE/YedE family protein → MDFEFLISLFGESGTNAIGGLLLGCMFGVFAQRSQFCLRAAVVEFARGTIGKKVAIWLLTFSAAVGGTQVLITLGELDITDSRMLASYGSLSGAIVGGLLFGAGMILARGCGSRLLVLAATGNLRALFSGLLFAAVAQASLKGVLAPVRDSIAGAWLLHNDGGLELISFLGWGSYTGIYLGVVCMIIAIFYGIKNKLTPWAWIGSVGVGAMVVGGWWFTYHLSYQTFDPTQVESMTFTGPSADTLMYLLTPDNVALDFDVGLVPGVFLGSFLAAFLSRELKLQGFQEGRSMIRYIVGASFMGMGGMLAGGCAVGAGLTGGSAFSITAWVALASMWAGAALTDAAVDREWTSRKEDVSLVGVKEQAALS
- a CDS encoding sensor histidine kinase, encoding MILRFRTLTFLLFLITLSGFLSVFAFNAYHATEKVLKEETLASLSQSAGAIRHELNTYLRLIDQELHNLKSMPELQMAMEEGGEIELRQLIMEGERPSSMQRYQFIILSSLDSKQCYLIKSRLINIGTEICRDLYQSYTRVMTQEWNIYRNGPQILLAKDYLVTNSEQKVIGRMIGGIKLSSNTLLLSQLVNRSVVDLDGAQLKLAGKAINSYRPLGKGLTVNEKKWLEDNTLEKYTEDFGQFGAGLELELTASQQDTRSLAVQFVKLLGSGALIGLLVSAAVAFLLSLALDKQLQKLILYIRDLASKGKDVGWDAGGIHEFNRIGEEIDLIVKELFERRFELKDTNAKLETTLQEKRTILYQLIQSQEQERSHLAQELHDELGQLLTAVRVETVLLEHQIPLNSPSLDHSSKIKQLVSDMYSTVYDRIMSLRPVELDTLGLSQSIQQIPTLNSLRQTGVKVALDIDEIKMPSGTDIHLYRIIQEALTNIMKHALATEVSISLYSDDNQILLSIIDNGQGLDESQHYKKEHAGFGLLGIKERCEYIGAKLSILSDDGVSLRVVVPLERFDDSF
- a CDS encoding substrate-binding domain-containing protein — its product is MDLRPDVSKGVDYKKGLAYLFFICSLGFFGNVEADVKEGGRNEFKYLIDQVYLLPLVRQKEEIKIAVVYPGLQASDYWQRSLSALRGRLDDLGILYKLDIRFSQPHTQQGLQEAHILEMLDHEPDYLVYTINSLRQQRMVEALLQREEPKLIIQNLTRPIADWYDIQPLIYIGFDHVEGANKLAQYFTKRFSKGSEYGIIFWGKGVLSDQRGLTFEHKVGSYHKLKASYYTQSRAEAKRSTLLMLKNNPELKYIYVCSTDAALGAVDALKDLQRSDVAINGWGGGQAELDAFQEGLLDVVLMRVNDQNGIAMAEAIRLDMLNQPVPSVYAGDFRVLTQGMDLRLVDRYIKEAFVYSGDVRK
- a CDS encoding TIGR04282 family arsenosugar biosynthesis glycosyltransferase; protein product: MSIALIIFAKAPVAGVAKTRLIPALGAEGAAQLHSRLLEHTVKRAAASACFPIYLFTPVDSDHPFIDYLLATYPLVHKLQDGVDLGERMRNALSSVLTINYGGALLIGSDCPSIDVVLLEECSRALESNDAVFLPAEDGGYTLVGFQEKHEALSHVFSNVEWGSEKVMQQTRDKLSRLDAKWCEPACLWDVDRPEDLDRLKQQFPSLY
- a CDS encoding TIGR04283 family arsenosugar biosynthesis glycosyltransferase, coding for MPLNSPVVSIIIPILNESAIIVAKLQSLQYLRPQCELILVDGGSQDGSVGLAREWVDKLVESPAGRAKQMNVGAKSASAELLFFLHLDTDVPFKFLELLPANCNGYDYWGRFDVNIVGTHWVLPIVAFFMNARSRVTGIATGDQGMFISRSLFDKVGGFPDQPLMEDIEISRRLLQEKNRIVLNTE